One segment of Salvelinus alpinus chromosome 1, SLU_Salpinus.1, whole genome shotgun sequence DNA contains the following:
- the LOC139537693 gene encoding NLR family CARD domain-containing protein 3-like isoform X2 translates to MSLSGEREEGGPASKMHLSGGHDTKAKSPIKQERPASPVPSCVSMKSDWSMDQPIWFREGDFSTEQSGWSTLPEDQSRCAVCQQVLRDPVSITCGHRFCRQCITRYWEKPAPSGDYDCPQCRKRSRTRPLLQHLSEPNDARGSVNHKDSLQRAIVNHKDSPQRAIVNHKDSLQRAIVNHKDSLQRAIVNHKDSLQRAVVNHKDSLQRAVVNHKDSLRRRYECVIEGMETAGNQTPLNRIYTELYITEGESEGVNNEHEVWQLETASRTPTSHDTAIHCNDIFKPLPGQERSIRTVLTKGIAGIGKTVSVQKFILDWAEGKANQDVDIIFVLPFRELNLIKDRQYSLLRLLNDFHTELDIGNAEKLTACKAMFIFDGLDESRLPLDFQRNETVSDVTQTSSVDVLLTNLIKGNLLPSALLWITSRPAATNQIPPKCVDQVTEVRGFNDPQKEEYFRKRFSDEDLASRIISHIKTSRSLHIMCHMPVFCWISAIVLEHMLSTDKRREMPTTLTEMSIHFLLIQTSLKNQKYHGRDEMDQEELMESDKEIILKLGKLAFENLEKGNLMFYEEDLKEAGLDVKEASVYSGVCTQIFKEESVLFQRVVYCFVHLSIQEFLSAVYMYHCYTTRNMDALKPFLKRKSRGAFEELTLDELLKSTVDKALESKNGHLDLFVRFLHGMSLESNQKLLRGLVTQTESSPERVQKTIRSLKVMQRKNISPERCINLFHCLIEMKDHSVQEEIQAYLRSENRSKNLSLAHCSALAYMLQISEEVLEVFNLKEYKTSEEGRRRLLPAVRGCRKALLTGCKLTDTSCKVLASVLSSNPSHLRELDLSNNDLKDSGVKLLSAGLGNPHCKLETLRLSGCLVTEEGCASLVSALRSNPSHLRELDLSNNDLKDSGVKLLSAGLGNPHCKLETLRSVLNKCIDFHISITK, encoded by the exons atgagtctctccggggagagagaggaggggggccctgcctctaaaatgcATCTCTCTGGGGGACATGACACCAAAGCTAAGAG tccaatcaagcaggagagaccagcctcccctgttcccagctgtgtgtccatgaagagtgactgGTCTATGGATCAACCTATATGGtttagagagggagacttttctactgaacaaag tggatggtctactctgcCAGAGGATCAGTCCAGGTGTGCAGTGTGTCAGCAGGTTCTGAGGGATCCAGTCTCTATCACCTGTGGACACAGGTTCTGCAGACAGTGCATCACCAGATACTGGGAGAAACCTGCTCCTTCAGGAGACTATGACTGTCCTCAGTGTAGAAAGAGATCCAGGACACGTCCTCTACTACAGCACCTGAGTGAACCCAATGATGCAAGAGGCTCTGTAAACCATAAAGACAGTCTGCAGAGAGCTATAGTAAACCATAAAGACAGCCCGCAGAGAGCTATAGTAAACCATAAAGACAGTCTGCAGAGAGCTATAGTAAACCATAAAGACAGTCTGCAGAGAGCTATAGTAAACCATAAAGACAGCCTGCAGAGAGCTGTAGTAAACCATAAAGACAGCCTGCAGAGAGCTGTAGTAAACCATAAAGACAGCCTGAGAAGGAGATATGAATGTGTGATAGAAGGCATGGAAACAGCAGGGAACCAAACTCCCCTCAACAGGATttacacagagctctacatcacagaaggagagagtgaagggGTTAACAATGAACATGAGGTGTGGCAGCTAGAGACAGCATCCAGGACACCAACCTCACATGACACAGCAATCCACTGCAATGACATCTTTAAACCCTTACCTGGCCAAGAGAGAAGCATCAGAACTGTGCTGACGAAGGGCATCGCTGGCATCGGAAAAACTgtctctgtgcagaagttcatCCTAGACTGGGCTGAAGGGAAGGCAAACCAAGATGTGGACATCATATTTGTGCTTCCTTTCCGGGAGCTGAACTTGATCAAAGATCGCCAGTACAGTCTTCTCAGACTTTTAAATGACTTCCACACAGAACTAGACATAGGCAATGCAGAGAAACTCACTGCCTGTAAAGCTATGTTCATCTTTGATGGTTTGGATGAAAGCAGACTTCCATTGGATTTCCAGCGCAACGAAACAGTGTCTGATGTCACCCAGACATCATCTGTTGATGTTCTGCTGACAAACCTCATCAAGGGgaatctgcttccctctgctctcctgtgGATAACCTCCCGACCAGCAGCAACCAATCAGATCCCCCCTAAGTgtgttgaccaggtgacagaggtacgagggttcaatgacccacagaaggaggagtacttcaggaagagattcagtgatgaggacctggccagcagaatcatctcacacataaagacatcaaggagcctccacatcatgtgccacatgCCAGTGTTCTGTTGGATTTCTGCAATAGTCCTTGAACACATGTTGAGTacagacaagaggagagagatgCCCACGACTCTGACTGAGATGTCCATACACTTCCTGCTCATTCAGACCAGCCTGAAGAACCAGAAGTATCATGGAAGAGATGAGATGGATCAAGAGGAGCTCATGGAGTCAGATAAGGAAATTATTCTGAAGCTGGGGAAGCTGGCGTTTGAAAATCTGGAGAAGGGTAATCTCATGTTCTATGAAGAAGACCTGAAAGAGGCTGGCCTTGATGTCAAAGAAGCCTCAGTGTACTCAGGAGTGTGCACACAAATCTTTAAAGAAGAGTCTGTGTTATTTCAGAGAGTGGTGTACTGCTttgttcatctgagcattcaggagtttctCTCAGCTGTCTACATGTACCACTGTTACACAACCAGGAACATGGATGCACTGAAGCCCTTCCTCAAGAGAAAGTCTAGAGGTGCGTTTGAAGAGCTAACCTTGGATGAGCTGCTGAAGAGTACCGTGGATAAAGCCTTGGAGAGTAAGAATGGACACCTGGACCTTTTTGTCCGCTTCCTTCATGGCATGtcactggagtccaatcagaaACTCCTACGAGGTCTGGTGACACAGACAGAAAGCAGTCCAGAGAGGGTCCAGAAAACAATCCGATCCCTTAAGGTGATGCAGAGGAAGAACATCTCCCCTGAGAGGTGCATCAATCTCTTCCACTGTCTGATAGAGATGAAAGACCATTCAGTACAGGAGGAAATCCAAGCGTACTTGAGGTCAGAGAACAGATCCAAAAACCTCTCCCTTGCTCACTGCTCAGCGCTGGCCTACATGCTGCAGATATCAGAGGAGGTTCTGGAGGTGTTTAACCTGAAGGAATACAAGACATCAGAGGAGGGTCGTAGGAGACTGCTCCCAGCTGTGAGAGGCTGCAGGAAAGCTCT ACTCACTGGCTGTAAACTCACAGACACATCCTGTAAAGTGTTGGCCTCAGTTCTCagttcaaacccctcacacctgagagagctggatctgagtaacaatgacctgaaggattcaggagtgaagctgctctctgctggactggggaatccccactgtaaactggagactctgag gctgtcaggctgtctagtcacagaggaaggctgtgcttctctggtctcagctctgaggtcaaacccctcacacctgagagagctggacctgagtaacaatgacctgaaggattcaggagtgaagctgctctctgctggactggggaatccccactgtaaactggagactctgaggtcagtattgaATAAATGCATTGATTTTCACATTAGTATAACAAAATGA
- the LOC139537693 gene encoding NLR family CARD domain-containing protein 3-like isoform X1: MSLSGEREEGGPASKMHLSGGHDTKAKSPIKQERPASPVPSGESMKSDKSMDDPLNFREGDFSTEQSPIKQERPASPVPSCVSMKSDWSMDDPLNFREGDFSTEQRISNQTQSLQRSVSPVPSHLSMKSDFSMDRPIHFSNGSGTFDPRGFYHTQTAQYTVPSCLSMNSDFSMDRPVNSSGGGSVTFDRSGWSTLPEDQYLSLLYLCSGWSTLPEDQSRCAVCQQVLRDPVSITCGHRFCRQCITRYWEKPAPSGDYDCPQCRKRSRTRPLLQHLSEPNDARGSVNHKDSLQRAIVNHKDSPQRAIVNHKDSLQRAIVNHKDSLQRAIVNHKDSLQRAVVNHKDSLQRAVVNHKDSLRRRYECVIEGMETAGNQTPLNRIYTELYITEGESEGVNNEHEVWQLETASRTPTSHDTAIHCNDIFKPLPGQERSIRTVLTKGIAGIGKTVSVQKFILDWAEGKANQDVDIIFVLPFRELNLIKDRQYSLLRLLNDFHTELDIGNAEKLTACKAMFIFDGLDESRLPLDFQRNETVSDVTQTSSVDVLLTNLIKGNLLPSALLWITSRPAATNQIPPKCVDQVTEVRGFNDPQKEEYFRKRFSDEDLASRIISHIKTSRSLHIMCHMPVFCWISAIVLEHMLSTDKRREMPTTLTEMSIHFLLIQTSLKNQKYHGRDEMDQEELMESDKEIILKLGKLAFENLEKGNLMFYEEDLKEAGLDVKEASVYSGVCTQIFKEESVLFQRVVYCFVHLSIQEFLSAVYMYHCYTTRNMDALKPFLKRKSRGAFEELTLDELLKSTVDKALESKNGHLDLFVRFLHGMSLESNQKLLRGLVTQTESSPERVQKTIRSLKVMQRKNISPERCINLFHCLIEMKDHSVQEEIQAYLRSENRSKNLSLAHCSALAYMLQISEEVLEVFNLKEYKTSEEGRRRLLPAVRGCRKALLTGCKLTDTSCKVLASVLSSNPSHLRELDLSNNDLKDSGVKLLSAGLGNPHCKLETLRLSGCLVTEEGCASLVSALRSNPSHLRELDLSNNDLKDSGVKLLSAGLGNPHCKLETLRSVLNKCIDFHISITK, from the exons AATCTCCAACCAAACTCAGTCTCTCCAGAGATCAGTCTCTCCAGTTCCCAGTCATCTGTCCATGAAGAGTGACTTCTCTATGGATCGTCCTATACATTTTAGTAATGGATCAGGGACCTTTGACCCCAG AGGCTTCTACCACACTCAGACAGCacagtatactgttcccagctgtctgtctatgaacagtgACTTCTCCATGGATCGTCCTGTTAATTCCAGTGGTGGTGGATCAGTTACCTTTGACCGAAG tggatggtctactctgccagaggatcagtatctctctctcctttatctctgtagtggatggtctactctgcCAGAGGATCAGTCCAGGTGTGCAGTGTGTCAGCAGGTTCTGAGGGATCCAGTCTCTATCACCTGTGGACACAGGTTCTGCAGACAGTGCATCACCAGATACTGGGAGAAACCTGCTCCTTCAGGAGACTATGACTGTCCTCAGTGTAGAAAGAGATCCAGGACACGTCCTCTACTACAGCACCTGAGTGAACCCAATGATGCAAGAGGCTCTGTAAACCATAAAGACAGTCTGCAGAGAGCTATAGTAAACCATAAAGACAGCCCGCAGAGAGCTATAGTAAACCATAAAGACAGTCTGCAGAGAGCTATAGTAAACCATAAAGACAGTCTGCAGAGAGCTATAGTAAACCATAAAGACAGCCTGCAGAGAGCTGTAGTAAACCATAAAGACAGCCTGCAGAGAGCTGTAGTAAACCATAAAGACAGCCTGAGAAGGAGATATGAATGTGTGATAGAAGGCATGGAAACAGCAGGGAACCAAACTCCCCTCAACAGGATttacacagagctctacatcacagaaggagagagtgaagggGTTAACAATGAACATGAGGTGTGGCAGCTAGAGACAGCATCCAGGACACCAACCTCACATGACACAGCAATCCACTGCAATGACATCTTTAAACCCTTACCTGGCCAAGAGAGAAGCATCAGAACTGTGCTGACGAAGGGCATCGCTGGCATCGGAAAAACTgtctctgtgcagaagttcatCCTAGACTGGGCTGAAGGGAAGGCAAACCAAGATGTGGACATCATATTTGTGCTTCCTTTCCGGGAGCTGAACTTGATCAAAGATCGCCAGTACAGTCTTCTCAGACTTTTAAATGACTTCCACACAGAACTAGACATAGGCAATGCAGAGAAACTCACTGCCTGTAAAGCTATGTTCATCTTTGATGGTTTGGATGAAAGCAGACTTCCATTGGATTTCCAGCGCAACGAAACAGTGTCTGATGTCACCCAGACATCATCTGTTGATGTTCTGCTGACAAACCTCATCAAGGGgaatctgcttccctctgctctcctgtgGATAACCTCCCGACCAGCAGCAACCAATCAGATCCCCCCTAAGTgtgttgaccaggtgacagaggtacgagggttcaatgacccacagaaggaggagtacttcaggaagagattcagtgatgaggacctggccagcagaatcatctcacacataaagacatcaaggagcctccacatcatgtgccacatgCCAGTGTTCTGTTGGATTTCTGCAATAGTCCTTGAACACATGTTGAGTacagacaagaggagagagatgCCCACGACTCTGACTGAGATGTCCATACACTTCCTGCTCATTCAGACCAGCCTGAAGAACCAGAAGTATCATGGAAGAGATGAGATGGATCAAGAGGAGCTCATGGAGTCAGATAAGGAAATTATTCTGAAGCTGGGGAAGCTGGCGTTTGAAAATCTGGAGAAGGGTAATCTCATGTTCTATGAAGAAGACCTGAAAGAGGCTGGCCTTGATGTCAAAGAAGCCTCAGTGTACTCAGGAGTGTGCACACAAATCTTTAAAGAAGAGTCTGTGTTATTTCAGAGAGTGGTGTACTGCTttgttcatctgagcattcaggagtttctCTCAGCTGTCTACATGTACCACTGTTACACAACCAGGAACATGGATGCACTGAAGCCCTTCCTCAAGAGAAAGTCTAGAGGTGCGTTTGAAGAGCTAACCTTGGATGAGCTGCTGAAGAGTACCGTGGATAAAGCCTTGGAGAGTAAGAATGGACACCTGGACCTTTTTGTCCGCTTCCTTCATGGCATGtcactggagtccaatcagaaACTCCTACGAGGTCTGGTGACACAGACAGAAAGCAGTCCAGAGAGGGTCCAGAAAACAATCCGATCCCTTAAGGTGATGCAGAGGAAGAACATCTCCCCTGAGAGGTGCATCAATCTCTTCCACTGTCTGATAGAGATGAAAGACCATTCAGTACAGGAGGAAATCCAAGCGTACTTGAGGTCAGAGAACAGATCCAAAAACCTCTCCCTTGCTCACTGCTCAGCGCTGGCCTACATGCTGCAGATATCAGAGGAGGTTCTGGAGGTGTTTAACCTGAAGGAATACAAGACATCAGAGGAGGGTCGTAGGAGACTGCTCCCAGCTGTGAGAGGCTGCAGGAAAGCTCT ACTCACTGGCTGTAAACTCACAGACACATCCTGTAAAGTGTTGGCCTCAGTTCTCagttcaaacccctcacacctgagagagctggatctgagtaacaatgacctgaaggattcaggagtgaagctgctctctgctggactggggaatccccactgtaaactggagactctgag gctgtcaggctgtctagtcacagaggaaggctgtgcttctctggtctcagctctgaggtcaaacccctcacacctgagagagctggacctgagtaacaatgacctgaaggattcaggagtgaagctgctctctgctggactggggaatccccactgtaaactggagactctgaggtcagtattgaATAAATGCATTGATTTTCACATTAGTATAACAAAATGA
- the LOC139537693 gene encoding NLR family CARD domain-containing protein 3-like isoform X3, translating into MNSDFSMDRPVNSSGGGSVTFDRSGWSTLPEDQSRCAVCQQVLRDPVSITCGHRFCRQCITRYWEKPAPSGDYDCPQCRKRSRTRPLLQHLSEPNDARGSVNHKDSLQRAIVNHKDSPQRAIVNHKDSLQRAIVNHKDSLQRAIVNHKDSLQRAVVNHKDSLQRAVVNHKDSLRRRYECVIEGMETAGNQTPLNRIYTELYITEGESEGVNNEHEVWQLETASRTPTSHDTAIHCNDIFKPLPGQERSIRTVLTKGIAGIGKTVSVQKFILDWAEGKANQDVDIIFVLPFRELNLIKDRQYSLLRLLNDFHTELDIGNAEKLTACKAMFIFDGLDESRLPLDFQRNETVSDVTQTSSVDVLLTNLIKGNLLPSALLWITSRPAATNQIPPKCVDQVTEVRGFNDPQKEEYFRKRFSDEDLASRIISHIKTSRSLHIMCHMPVFCWISAIVLEHMLSTDKRREMPTTLTEMSIHFLLIQTSLKNQKYHGRDEMDQEELMESDKEIILKLGKLAFENLEKGNLMFYEEDLKEAGLDVKEASVYSGVCTQIFKEESVLFQRVVYCFVHLSIQEFLSAVYMYHCYTTRNMDALKPFLKRKSRGAFEELTLDELLKSTVDKALESKNGHLDLFVRFLHGMSLESNQKLLRGLVTQTESSPERVQKTIRSLKVMQRKNISPERCINLFHCLIEMKDHSVQEEIQAYLRSENRSKNLSLAHCSALAYMLQISEEVLEVFNLKEYKTSEEGRRRLLPAVRGCRKALLTGCKLTDTSCKVLASVLSSNPSHLRELDLSNNDLKDSGVKLLSAGLGNPHCKLETLRLSGCLVTEEGCASLVSALRSNPSHLRELDLSNNDLKDSGVKLLSAGLGNPHCKLETLRSVLNKCIDFHISITK; encoded by the exons atgaacagtgACTTCTCCATGGATCGTCCTGTTAATTCCAGTGGTGGTGGATCAGTTACCTTTGACCGAAG tggatggtctactctgcCAGAGGATCAGTCCAGGTGTGCAGTGTGTCAGCAGGTTCTGAGGGATCCAGTCTCTATCACCTGTGGACACAGGTTCTGCAGACAGTGCATCACCAGATACTGGGAGAAACCTGCTCCTTCAGGAGACTATGACTGTCCTCAGTGTAGAAAGAGATCCAGGACACGTCCTCTACTACAGCACCTGAGTGAACCCAATGATGCAAGAGGCTCTGTAAACCATAAAGACAGTCTGCAGAGAGCTATAGTAAACCATAAAGACAGCCCGCAGAGAGCTATAGTAAACCATAAAGACAGTCTGCAGAGAGCTATAGTAAACCATAAAGACAGTCTGCAGAGAGCTATAGTAAACCATAAAGACAGCCTGCAGAGAGCTGTAGTAAACCATAAAGACAGCCTGCAGAGAGCTGTAGTAAACCATAAAGACAGCCTGAGAAGGAGATATGAATGTGTGATAGAAGGCATGGAAACAGCAGGGAACCAAACTCCCCTCAACAGGATttacacagagctctacatcacagaaggagagagtgaagggGTTAACAATGAACATGAGGTGTGGCAGCTAGAGACAGCATCCAGGACACCAACCTCACATGACACAGCAATCCACTGCAATGACATCTTTAAACCCTTACCTGGCCAAGAGAGAAGCATCAGAACTGTGCTGACGAAGGGCATCGCTGGCATCGGAAAAACTgtctctgtgcagaagttcatCCTAGACTGGGCTGAAGGGAAGGCAAACCAAGATGTGGACATCATATTTGTGCTTCCTTTCCGGGAGCTGAACTTGATCAAAGATCGCCAGTACAGTCTTCTCAGACTTTTAAATGACTTCCACACAGAACTAGACATAGGCAATGCAGAGAAACTCACTGCCTGTAAAGCTATGTTCATCTTTGATGGTTTGGATGAAAGCAGACTTCCATTGGATTTCCAGCGCAACGAAACAGTGTCTGATGTCACCCAGACATCATCTGTTGATGTTCTGCTGACAAACCTCATCAAGGGgaatctgcttccctctgctctcctgtgGATAACCTCCCGACCAGCAGCAACCAATCAGATCCCCCCTAAGTgtgttgaccaggtgacagaggtacgagggttcaatgacccacagaaggaggagtacttcaggaagagattcagtgatgaggacctggccagcagaatcatctcacacataaagacatcaaggagcctccacatcatgtgccacatgCCAGTGTTCTGTTGGATTTCTGCAATAGTCCTTGAACACATGTTGAGTacagacaagaggagagagatgCCCACGACTCTGACTGAGATGTCCATACACTTCCTGCTCATTCAGACCAGCCTGAAGAACCAGAAGTATCATGGAAGAGATGAGATGGATCAAGAGGAGCTCATGGAGTCAGATAAGGAAATTATTCTGAAGCTGGGGAAGCTGGCGTTTGAAAATCTGGAGAAGGGTAATCTCATGTTCTATGAAGAAGACCTGAAAGAGGCTGGCCTTGATGTCAAAGAAGCCTCAGTGTACTCAGGAGTGTGCACACAAATCTTTAAAGAAGAGTCTGTGTTATTTCAGAGAGTGGTGTACTGCTttgttcatctgagcattcaggagtttctCTCAGCTGTCTACATGTACCACTGTTACACAACCAGGAACATGGATGCACTGAAGCCCTTCCTCAAGAGAAAGTCTAGAGGTGCGTTTGAAGAGCTAACCTTGGATGAGCTGCTGAAGAGTACCGTGGATAAAGCCTTGGAGAGTAAGAATGGACACCTGGACCTTTTTGTCCGCTTCCTTCATGGCATGtcactggagtccaatcagaaACTCCTACGAGGTCTGGTGACACAGACAGAAAGCAGTCCAGAGAGGGTCCAGAAAACAATCCGATCCCTTAAGGTGATGCAGAGGAAGAACATCTCCCCTGAGAGGTGCATCAATCTCTTCCACTGTCTGATAGAGATGAAAGACCATTCAGTACAGGAGGAAATCCAAGCGTACTTGAGGTCAGAGAACAGATCCAAAAACCTCTCCCTTGCTCACTGCTCAGCGCTGGCCTACATGCTGCAGATATCAGAGGAGGTTCTGGAGGTGTTTAACCTGAAGGAATACAAGACATCAGAGGAGGGTCGTAGGAGACTGCTCCCAGCTGTGAGAGGCTGCAGGAAAGCTCT ACTCACTGGCTGTAAACTCACAGACACATCCTGTAAAGTGTTGGCCTCAGTTCTCagttcaaacccctcacacctgagagagctggatctgagtaacaatgacctgaaggattcaggagtgaagctgctctctgctggactggggaatccccactgtaaactggagactctgag gctgtcaggctgtctagtcacagaggaaggctgtgcttctctggtctcagctctgaggtcaaacccctcacacctgagagagctggacctgagtaacaatgacctgaaggattcaggagtgaagctgctctctgctggactggggaatccccactgtaaactggagactctgaggtcagtattgaATAAATGCATTGATTTTCACATTAGTATAACAAAATGA